Proteins from one Poecile atricapillus isolate bPoeAtr1 chromosome 14, bPoeAtr1.hap1, whole genome shotgun sequence genomic window:
- the SRL gene encoding sarcalumenin isoform X6, giving the protein MKGLNLLCCCVASLLLLGTAEEVEDASEPTKRDRSHLENTLKLNEEKPADDVSGVLQRLRKIYHSSIKPLEHSYRYNELRQHEITDGEITSKPMVLFLGPWSVGKSSMINYLLGLDNTPYQLYTGAEPTTSEFTVIMHGPKLKTIEGIVMAADSARSFSPLEKFGQNFLEKLIGIEVPHKLLERVTFVDTPGIIENRKQQERGYPFNDVCQWFIDRADLIFVVFDPTKLDVGLELEMLFRQLKGRESQIRIILNKADSLATQELMRVYGALFWSLAPLINVTEPPRVYVSSFWPHDYHPETHRDLFLKEEISLLEDLNQVIENRMENKIAFIRQHAIRVRIHALLVDRYLQTYKDKMTFFSDGELVFRDIVEDPDRFFIFKSILAKTNVSKFDLPNREAYKDFFGINPITSFKLLSQQCSYMGGCFLEKIEKAITRELPDLLGSIGLGKKPNVLSCDVTGCGETPKNRYRKP; this is encoded by the exons AAGAGGTTGAAGATGCCAGCGAGCCGACCAAGCGTGACCGGTCCCACTTGGAGAACACCCTCAAGCTGAATGAGGAGAAACCTGCCGATGATGTCTCAG gagTATTGCAGCGGCTGAGGAAGATCTACCACTCCTCCATCAAGCCCCTGGAACACTCCTACAGATACAACGAGCTGAGGCAGCACGAGATCACAG ATGGGGAGATCACTTCCAAGCCTATGGTGCTATTCCTGGGACCGTGGAGCGTCGGCAAATCCTCCATGATAAACTACCTCCTGGGGCTGGACAACACTCCCTACCAGCTCTACACAG GGGCAGAACCCACCACCTCTGAGTTCACCGTCATCATGCACGGCCCCAAGCTGAAGACCATTGAGGGCATTGTGATGGCTGCTGACAGCGCCCGCTCCTTCTCACCCCTGGAGAAGTTTGGGCAGAACTTCTTGGAGAAGCTGATAGGCATTGAGGTCCCCCACAAACTGCTGGAGCGAGTCACCTTCGTGGACACGCCGGGCATCATTGAAAACCGCAAGCAGCAAGAAAGAG GTTACCCATTCAACGACGTGTGCCAGTGGTTCATTGACAGAGCCGACCTCATCTTTGTTGTCTTTGACCCCACGAAGCTGGATGTGGGCTTGGAGCTGGAGATGCTGTTTCGTCAGCTGAAGGGCCGTGAGTCTCAGATCCGAATCATCCTGAACAAAGCTGACAGCCTGGCTACCCAGGAGCTGATGAGAGTCTACGGCGCCTTGTTCTGGAGCCTGGCTCCTCTCATCAACGTCACAGAGCCGCCCAGGGTGTATGTTAGCTCCTTCTGGCCCCATGACTACCATCCAGAAACCCACAGAGACCTGTTCCTCAAAGAAGAGATATCGCTCCTAGAAGATCTCAACCAGGTGATTGAGAACAGGATGGAAAACAAGATTGCCTTCATCCGCCAGCACGCCATCCGGGTGCGCATCCACGCCCTGCTGGTCGATCGCTATCTACAGACCTACAAGGACAAAATGACCTTCTTTAGCGATGGAGAACTGGTGTTCAGGGACATTGTGGAAGATCCTGACAGGTTCTTTATCTTTAAGTCCATTCTGGCAAAGACCAATGTCAGCAAATTTGACCTCCCCAACCGTGAGGCTTACAAGGACTTCTTTGGCATCAACCCCATCACCAGTTTTAAGCTGCTATCTCAGCAGTGTTCCTACATGGGAGGGTGTTTCCTAGAGAAGATCGAGAAGGCCATCACCCGTGAGCTTCCCGATCTCTTGGGAAGCATCGGCTTGGGGAAGAAGCCCAATGTCCTCTCCTGCGACGTCACTGGCTGTGGCGAAACCCCAAAGAATCGCTACAGGAAGCCCTAA
- the SRL gene encoding sarcalumenin isoform X4, translating into MKGLNLLCCCVASLLLLGTAEEVEDASEPTKRDRSHLENTLKLNEEKPADDVSGVLQRLRKIYHSSIKPLEHSYRYNELRQHEITAYPGRTLGSSATDGEITSKPMVLFLGPWSVGKSSMINYLLGLDNTPYQLYTGAEPTTSEFTVIMHGPKLKTIEGIVMAADSARSFSPLEKFGQNFLEKLIGIEVPHKLLERVTFVDTPGIIENRKQQERGYPFNDVCQWFIDRADLIFVVFDPTKLDVGLELEMLFRQLKGRESQIRIILNKADSLATQELMRVYGALFWSLAPLINVTEPPRVYVSSFWPHDYHPETHRDLFLKEEISLLEDLNQVIENRMENKIAFIRQHAIRVRIHALLVDRYLQTYKDKMTFFSDGELVFRDIVEDPDRFFIFKSILAKTNVSKFDLPNREAYKDFFGINPITSFKLLSQQCSYMGGCFLEKIEKAITRELPDLLGSIGLGKKPNVLSCDVTGCGETPKNRYRKP; encoded by the exons AAGAGGTTGAAGATGCCAGCGAGCCGACCAAGCGTGACCGGTCCCACTTGGAGAACACCCTCAAGCTGAATGAGGAGAAACCTGCCGATGATGTCTCAG gagTATTGCAGCGGCTGAGGAAGATCTACCACTCCTCCATCAAGCCCCTGGAACACTCCTACAGATACAACGAGCTGAGGCAGCACGAGATCACAG CTTACCCCGGACGCACCCTGGGCTCCTCGGCCACAG ATGGGGAGATCACTTCCAAGCCTATGGTGCTATTCCTGGGACCGTGGAGCGTCGGCAAATCCTCCATGATAAACTACCTCCTGGGGCTGGACAACACTCCCTACCAGCTCTACACAG GGGCAGAACCCACCACCTCTGAGTTCACCGTCATCATGCACGGCCCCAAGCTGAAGACCATTGAGGGCATTGTGATGGCTGCTGACAGCGCCCGCTCCTTCTCACCCCTGGAGAAGTTTGGGCAGAACTTCTTGGAGAAGCTGATAGGCATTGAGGTCCCCCACAAACTGCTGGAGCGAGTCACCTTCGTGGACACGCCGGGCATCATTGAAAACCGCAAGCAGCAAGAAAGAG GTTACCCATTCAACGACGTGTGCCAGTGGTTCATTGACAGAGCCGACCTCATCTTTGTTGTCTTTGACCCCACGAAGCTGGATGTGGGCTTGGAGCTGGAGATGCTGTTTCGTCAGCTGAAGGGCCGTGAGTCTCAGATCCGAATCATCCTGAACAAAGCTGACAGCCTGGCTACCCAGGAGCTGATGAGAGTCTACGGCGCCTTGTTCTGGAGCCTGGCTCCTCTCATCAACGTCACAGAGCCGCCCAGGGTGTATGTTAGCTCCTTCTGGCCCCATGACTACCATCCAGAAACCCACAGAGACCTGTTCCTCAAAGAAGAGATATCGCTCCTAGAAGATCTCAACCAGGTGATTGAGAACAGGATGGAAAACAAGATTGCCTTCATCCGCCAGCACGCCATCCGGGTGCGCATCCACGCCCTGCTGGTCGATCGCTATCTACAGACCTACAAGGACAAAATGACCTTCTTTAGCGATGGAGAACTGGTGTTCAGGGACATTGTGGAAGATCCTGACAGGTTCTTTATCTTTAAGTCCATTCTGGCAAAGACCAATGTCAGCAAATTTGACCTCCCCAACCGTGAGGCTTACAAGGACTTCTTTGGCATCAACCCCATCACCAGTTTTAAGCTGCTATCTCAGCAGTGTTCCTACATGGGAGGGTGTTTCCTAGAGAAGATCGAGAAGGCCATCACCCGTGAGCTTCCCGATCTCTTGGGAAGCATCGGCTTGGGGAAGAAGCCCAATGTCCTCTCCTGCGACGTCACTGGCTGTGGCGAAACCCCAAAGAATCGCTACAGGAAGCCCTAA
- the SRL gene encoding sarcalumenin isoform X5: MKGLNLLCCCVASLLLLGTAEVEDASEPTKRDRSHLENTLKLNEEKPADDVSGVLQRLRKIYHSSIKPLEHSYRYNELRQHEITAYPGRTLGSSATDGEITSKPMVLFLGPWSVGKSSMINYLLGLDNTPYQLYTGAEPTTSEFTVIMHGPKLKTIEGIVMAADSARSFSPLEKFGQNFLEKLIGIEVPHKLLERVTFVDTPGIIENRKQQERGYPFNDVCQWFIDRADLIFVVFDPTKLDVGLELEMLFRQLKGRESQIRIILNKADSLATQELMRVYGALFWSLAPLINVTEPPRVYVSSFWPHDYHPETHRDLFLKEEISLLEDLNQVIENRMENKIAFIRQHAIRVRIHALLVDRYLQTYKDKMTFFSDGELVFRDIVEDPDRFFIFKSILAKTNVSKFDLPNREAYKDFFGINPITSFKLLSQQCSYMGGCFLEKIEKAITRELPDLLGSIGLGKKPNVLSCDVTGCGETPKNRYRKP, encoded by the exons AGGTTGAAGATGCCAGCGAGCCGACCAAGCGTGACCGGTCCCACTTGGAGAACACCCTCAAGCTGAATGAGGAGAAACCTGCCGATGATGTCTCAG gagTATTGCAGCGGCTGAGGAAGATCTACCACTCCTCCATCAAGCCCCTGGAACACTCCTACAGATACAACGAGCTGAGGCAGCACGAGATCACAG CTTACCCCGGACGCACCCTGGGCTCCTCGGCCACAG ATGGGGAGATCACTTCCAAGCCTATGGTGCTATTCCTGGGACCGTGGAGCGTCGGCAAATCCTCCATGATAAACTACCTCCTGGGGCTGGACAACACTCCCTACCAGCTCTACACAG GGGCAGAACCCACCACCTCTGAGTTCACCGTCATCATGCACGGCCCCAAGCTGAAGACCATTGAGGGCATTGTGATGGCTGCTGACAGCGCCCGCTCCTTCTCACCCCTGGAGAAGTTTGGGCAGAACTTCTTGGAGAAGCTGATAGGCATTGAGGTCCCCCACAAACTGCTGGAGCGAGTCACCTTCGTGGACACGCCGGGCATCATTGAAAACCGCAAGCAGCAAGAAAGAG GTTACCCATTCAACGACGTGTGCCAGTGGTTCATTGACAGAGCCGACCTCATCTTTGTTGTCTTTGACCCCACGAAGCTGGATGTGGGCTTGGAGCTGGAGATGCTGTTTCGTCAGCTGAAGGGCCGTGAGTCTCAGATCCGAATCATCCTGAACAAAGCTGACAGCCTGGCTACCCAGGAGCTGATGAGAGTCTACGGCGCCTTGTTCTGGAGCCTGGCTCCTCTCATCAACGTCACAGAGCCGCCCAGGGTGTATGTTAGCTCCTTCTGGCCCCATGACTACCATCCAGAAACCCACAGAGACCTGTTCCTCAAAGAAGAGATATCGCTCCTAGAAGATCTCAACCAGGTGATTGAGAACAGGATGGAAAACAAGATTGCCTTCATCCGCCAGCACGCCATCCGGGTGCGCATCCACGCCCTGCTGGTCGATCGCTATCTACAGACCTACAAGGACAAAATGACCTTCTTTAGCGATGGAGAACTGGTGTTCAGGGACATTGTGGAAGATCCTGACAGGTTCTTTATCTTTAAGTCCATTCTGGCAAAGACCAATGTCAGCAAATTTGACCTCCCCAACCGTGAGGCTTACAAGGACTTCTTTGGCATCAACCCCATCACCAGTTTTAAGCTGCTATCTCAGCAGTGTTCCTACATGGGAGGGTGTTTCCTAGAGAAGATCGAGAAGGCCATCACCCGTGAGCTTCCCGATCTCTTGGGAAGCATCGGCTTGGGGAAGAAGCCCAATGTCCTCTCCTGCGACGTCACTGGCTGTGGCGAAACCCCAAAGAATCGCTACAGGAAGCCCTAA